In Cyclopterus lumpus isolate fCycLum1 chromosome 5, fCycLum1.pri, whole genome shotgun sequence, the genomic stretch CATTGGCCTGCTGTCTTCAAACGGCACGGATCTGGCACGCCCCCGAACCCCTGCTCTGctataaagaccaggaggtTGGCCCATGTGGATGTTGCAAACTGTCAACATAAACTTGCCAAGATCTCTTACGAGGAGGAGAAGCCTCATTGCTCAACTACTTTATTACGATCCCCTCTTTGGAAACTACACTTTCTACACTAATCATGAAGGTTGTCGGATCTACCTGCGCCCTGAAGAGCAAGGTCGGCGGCGAGGACATGGTCCGCTGTCTGTCCGAGCAGAGCTTGAGCATCGCCAAGTGCAAGATTCCGCTGCTGGACGAGCAGATGAGCGCTTTCCTCCACGACATGAACAGCTGCTACAGCAAGCTGAAGGAGCTCGTGCCCACGCTGCCCACCAACAAGAAGGCCAGCAAAGTGGAGATCCTGCAGCACGTCATCGACTACATCTGGGACCTGCAGGTCGAGCTCGACGAGCCGGAGAAGAGCCGCCATCACTCCGCCGGCAGCATCACGCGCACGCCGCTCACCACCCTGAACGCAG encodes the following:
- the id1 gene encoding DNA-binding protein inhibitor ID-1, producing the protein MKVVGSTCALKSKVGGEDMVRCLSEQSLSIAKCKIPLLDEQMSAFLHDMNSCYSKLKELVPTLPTNKKASKVEILQHVIDYIWDLQVELDEPEKSRHHSAGSITRTPLTTLNAEIASIAVENGCSDDRIMCR